Genomic window (Daucus carota subsp. sativus chromosome 5, DH1 v3.0, whole genome shotgun sequence):
CATGTTCTTAAACTACACCGCCAGCTCAACATTCCGCAGTTGAGTCTAAGCGCTTTGAAATTGATCGATGTTCTTGCGAATGAGAACGAGAAGAATCGAAAATGCATGGCCGAAGCGGGCACCGCAAAGGCCATGGTTGCGGTGATCGTGAAATGCTTTGAGGAAAGTCGATTGCTCGGGCTCGAAGAAGCGTTTAGGGTTCTTCATCTTACATGGAAGCCGTCTCTCGACAATATTCGCGTCGTCAAAGAGAATTTTGATCTCATCGAGTCAATATTATGGATTCTCCAAGTTGATCACAAAGATGatgaaattgaaattgaaaccTCCGTGGTGCTCAAACAATTCGCGGTTTTGGTGCTGAAAACAATTATCGACGTCGCGAGTTCGAGTCTACTCGAAAGATTACATAATAACTTCTTCTACGTTACTGTCAAAATGCTGAGAGACGATCATATATCCGAGCAAGGAATAAAGACAATGCTACATATTCTAATAGATTTGTGTCCTTGGGGGCGAAACCGAATCAAGATCATAGAAGCGGGTGCTGTTCATGAGCTAATCGAGCTCGAGCTAGGGCAGCCGGGAAAACACGTGACGGAGCTTATATTTTGCTTATTGGCTCATCTTTGTGCTTGTGCTGATGGCCGGGCTCAGCTGGTGAAGCATGCGGTAGGTATTGCATTGGTATCTAAGAGGATTCTGAGGGTTTCTCCGGGGACAGATGATAGAGCAGTTCAGGTATTAGCGTTAATCGCGCGATATTCGGGCACGGATGAGGTCCTGGGGGAGATGTTGATGGTCGGAGGTGTTGCCAAGCTGTGCATGGTGATTCAAGCAAGCTGTCAAGATTATGTCAAGAGGAAAGCCAGGGAGATTCTTCGGTTGCATAACAATGCTTGGACTAGTTCTCCTTGTATTGGTGTATATCTATTTACTAAATTCGCTTAATTAGTTCTGTTAATTgcttgttaaattaattaagcaaCTTGAAATGATGATTTGAAACTCTATAATGCTCACAAGAACATTGTTCTGAGATGTTGCAGAAGGATATTTTGAGCATGTCATATAAAATAATGGATTCCTTGTATTGcattctatttttaattattcgTGTGACACCAAAATGATTAGCATATTTAAATTGGCCTGCGATTACAATGAGATCACTCCTAATTTGTTTTTTAACTTGTTGATTGGAAGCCTGCATGTTGCATTGTTGCTTATGTTTATTAACCATTGACTAGGGGTGAGTATTCGGAAATTTGattaccgaaccgaaattattttggaTATCCAAATTTCTAAAAATGTGAAATTTCATTTCCAaataccgaaccgaattaatttCGGATGGAAACCAAACCATTAATATTAATCCGGATCGGATTCCAAACTTTCCAAAAAACCAAACAACAAAAAGTATCATATAACACAACCTTAATTGTGCATATAACACAAACTGTAtgtatataacaaaattaaaaagaaaatgaaattcttaaaatgaaattataatattcattcTAGACCATATTAACAAGTCAAACTACAGGAACATAAGGCaccatttatttaaataaaacaaagtgcaaatcataatttatcttagagaaataaattgataaatcatagcttaTTAAAGACAACCGAATGATAAACATACACATAGATAATGTTTGAAATTTGATATTGTTTattatgtttcaaaaaaaacataaagGATAAGTTACAACATAACTATATAAATTAGTAGATGAAAATAGTATAAAAGatatttattacaaaattttggatttttgattaattcggATAAATCCAAAAGTCcgttttaaaaaaccgaaattccgAAATTATCTAAAAACATTCCATATaccgaattatattttatcggtTCGATATCCGAACCAAAATATTTCGGATATATCCATTCGGTATATGGATACccgaaccgaatgctcacccctgcCATTGACTGATTATTTAGATTGCAATTCTTCACGGAACTCTACTCGGATACGTATTCATTATTAAAATGGTTCATCATATATAGGAGTTAAATTGCATCAAGTATGAAGTGGATAACTGTATGTCTTGCAATATAATTTtgttcatattttataatatcttgggtacaaaatatattttagagcatcttcaacccAAAAATCCTTAGCTAAAATTTCTTTCGTGAAAGTCTAGATGACACTTATAGAGATTATCTAAAAATTATTGAACTCCAACCCTCCATCTccttagcaaaaaatataatcaaccacttttgattggctatatttgtcgaaccaagtAAGCccttatgtataattttacataagcaCAATTATAGACAATCCAATTGAAGCGCATTCATGTCCCCTTAGCAAAAACTTTACATAATGAATTtaaccaatcaatatagccaaccattataTATTCCCTTTAGAGATGCTGTAACATTTTTGTTTGAAGAAATAGAAATGTATACTCTGAATCTCTGATacgtattactccctccgtcccggtcatttgtatacaaatggctgggacacggagaccaaggaAAGTGGTAAAAAGTAAGTAAAGTTAGGTGAAAAGTGGGTGTAGTGacgggacccatttatatttaataatagatttgagatagtggaggaaagtagtgggtgtaatagtgtttatattattatagaatagagatagtgaaagaaagtagttggtgtaatgttattttatattacaaaaatttactacttttggtatgtatacaattgatgggacgtcccaaaaaggaaattgtatacaattcattgggacggagggagtaactgttAAAGGCTAGCAGGGTAATTATTGCTTGAAGTATTAAGTGGAATAACCTTAAATAACATCAAATGCAACAAAATCAACTTTGCATACACTGGACTGCTTTTctgattatatttttcaaatattttcaaaacgaTATTGAggtgtcccattttaactgatgtttgactttttgacacgtatattgaggtgtaaaaaaatagtatctacgcttaataaaaagatttaattcttatatcaaataaaagtttagattctaaacttttatttgatataaattttataaacaataattatgcttagatgtgatttttttaacaccttaaaatacgtgtaaaaaagtcaaaagcagttaaaatgggacggagggagtactattttgg
Coding sequences:
- the LOC108222386 gene encoding E3 ubiquitin-protein ligase PUB24, whose product is MEEIDIPSYFICPISLQIMKDPVTAITGITYDRESIEQWLLTADDVVCPATKQPLPRDSDLTPNHTLRRLIQAWCTANADCGIDRIPTPKSPLSMSHVLKLHRQLNIPQLSLSALKLIDVLANENEKNRKCMAEAGTAKAMVAVIVKCFEESRLLGLEEAFRVLHLTWKPSLDNIRVVKENFDLIESILWILQVDHKDDEIEIETSVVLKQFAVLVLKTIIDVASSSLLERLHNNFFYVTVKMLRDDHISEQGIKTMLHILIDLCPWGRNRIKIIEAGAVHELIELELGQPGKHVTELIFCLLAHLCACADGRAQLVKHAVGIALVSKRILRVSPGTDDRAVQVLALIARYSGTDEVLGEMLMVGGVAKLCMVIQASCQDYVKRKAREILRLHNNAWTSSPCIGVYLFTKFA